One Halobaculum sp. CBA1158 DNA segment encodes these proteins:
- a CDS encoding CDGSH iron-sulfur domain-containing protein: MREVTLTDTGPIRLDEDDLDEEYGDIAVCRCGLSEEFPLCDGSHRKTEEEAEGVHYKYVDGERREVEEIRLADGDAIDPSGGTGTENANGTRNANGNENENAD, from the coding sequence ACCGATACCGGACCGATCCGGCTGGACGAGGACGACCTCGACGAGGAGTACGGCGACATCGCGGTGTGTCGCTGTGGGCTGAGCGAGGAGTTCCCGCTGTGCGACGGCTCACACCGGAAGACCGAGGAGGAGGCGGAGGGCGTCCACTACAAGTACGTCGACGGCGAGCGACGCGAGGTCGAGGAGATCCGCCTCGCGGACGGGGACGCGATCGATCCCTCAGGCGGAACCGGAACCGAGAACGCGAACGGAACCAGGAACGCGAACGGAAACGAGAACGAAAACGCGGACTGA